A genomic stretch from Primulina huaijiensis isolate GDHJ02 chromosome 14, ASM1229523v2, whole genome shotgun sequence includes:
- the LOC140957424 gene encoding serine/threonine-protein kinase OXI1-like, whose product MHGGDHHDGTTISLNLNSLNIISALGRGAKGVVFLVQTQGDGKLLALKAISRSSIEKKKHHKTTTGSSSGRGDEYRRIWFERDVLGSFNHPLLPKLHGVLVTDKIVGYAVDYCPGRDLNYLRKKQTERMFSDDIIRFYAAELVLGLEYLHGLGIVYRDLKPENVMIQENGHLMLVDFDLSTKLPSKSAQTSPIITKPEPHIKPSRKKKTFCLPFNRRDPEISPKHSATLGANSTSSESDSTEKSNSFVGTEEYVAPEIIRGDGHDFSVDWWCLGVMLYEMLYGTTPFRGVNRKETFYRIITKQPDLTGGLTPLRDLIGKLLEKDPRKRISVGEIKGHDFFKAVDWDSIVDMPRPPFIPESTEVDGSSEGHEKLDVESYVQRVFASKENDQKSDEENQNKDIWVNNHPTQIQHDNFLVF is encoded by the exons ATGCACGGCGGCGATCACCACGATGGTACGACAATCTCTCTGAATTTAAACAGCCTGAATATTATTTCTGCCCTCGGACGCGGTGCCAAAGGTGTGGTTTTCCTCGTTCAAACACAAGGGGACGGGAAATTGCTTGCCCTCAAAGCAATCTCCAGATCTTCAATTGAGAAAAAGAAGCATCACAAAACCACCACGGGAAGTAGCAGTGGTCGTGGCGATGAATACAGAAGAATTTGGTTTGAGAGAGATGTGTTAGGCTCTTTCAATCATCCACTCTTGCCCAAGCTTCATGGCGTTTTGGTAACTGATAAGATCGTCGGATATGCCGTTGATTACTGTCCCGGCCGTGATCTCAATTATTTAAGGAAAAAGCAAACTGAAAGAATGTTCTCCGATGATATAATCAG GTTTTACGCAGCAGAGTTGGTGTTGGGATTGGAGTATCTCCATGGACTAGGCATTGTTTACAGAGATTTGAAACCAGAAAACGTGATGATTCAGGAAAACGGACATCTAATGCTCGTGGATTTCGATCTCTCAACAAAACTCCCATCAAAGTCTGCACAAACCAGTCCAATCATCACCAAACCAGAGCCCCATATTAAGCCGTCCAGGAAGAAAAAAACATTCTGTCTTCCCTTTAACCGCCGCGATCCCGAAATCTCCCCGAAACATTCCGCCACCCTCGGAGCTAACTCAACCAGCTCCGAATCCGATTCAACGGAGAAATCCAATTCGTTCGTCGGCACGGAGGAGTACGTGGCACCGGAGATCATACGTGGCGACGGCCACGATTTCTCCGTCGACTGGTGGTGCTTAGGTGTCATGCTCTACGAGATGCTCTACGGTACCACTCCGTTTCGAGGAGTTAATCGGAAGGAAACATTTTACCGAATTATAACCAAGCAACCGGACTTAACGGGGGGATTGACTCCGTTAAGGGACTTGATTGGAAAACTGCTAGAGAAAGACCCGAGGAAGAGGATCTCCGTTGGTGAAATCAAGGGCCATGATTTCTTCAAGGCCGTGGATTGGGACTCAATCGTTGATATGCCCAGACCGCCGTTTATACCTGAATCAACGGAGGTAGACGGCAGCAGTGAAGGACATGAGAAACTTGACGTGGAGTCCTACGTCCAAAGAGTGTTTGCATCAAAGGAGAATGACCAAAAATCCGATGAAGAAAATCAGAACAAAGATATATGGGTCAACAACCATCCCACCCAAATCCAACATGacaattttcttgttttttaa
- the LOC140956620 gene encoding large ribosomal subunit protein eL32z-like, translated as MAVPLLSKKIIKKRVKKFKRHQSDRFVSVKTNWRRPKGIDSRVRRKFKGCTLMPNIGYGSDKKTRHYLPNGFKKFLVHNVKELEVLMMHNRTYCAEIAHNISTKKRKEIVERAAQLDIVVTNKLARLRSQEDE; from the exons ATGGCTGTACCGTTGCTGAGCAAGAAGATTATTAAGAAGCGTGTCAAGAAGTTCAAGAGGCACCAGAGCGACCGATTTGTGTCTGTGAAG ACAAACTGGCGCAGGCCCAAGGGTATCGATTCCCGTGTTAGAAGAAAGTTTAAAGGATGCACCCTGATGCCAAATATTGGTTATGGCTCAGACAAGAAGACTCGCCACTATCTTCCAAATGGATTTAAGAAGTTTCTTGTGCACAATGTCAAAGAACTGGAAGTTTTGATGATGCACAACAG GACATATTGTGCTGAGATAGCTCACAATATTTCTAcaaagaaaagaaaggaaatcgTGGAACGGGCGGCTCAGTTGGACATTGTTGTGACCAACAAATTGGCTAGGTTGCGCAGCCAGGAGGATGAGTAA
- the LOC140957565 gene encoding cytochrome b561 and DOMON domain-containing protein At3g25290-like produces MASSSLTLAIVALATWVSLISPTHSATCTSQTFTNNKLYAFCNDLPFLSSYIHWAYDPAPRTLSIAFIAPPDRPDGWVSWAINPTDTGMVGSQALVAFRDADGKMTVKTYNISSYVLKESKVWYEVKEATAEFSGGVMRLFATLVLPEGAATTVNQVWQVGPSVTGGAPTKHAFQPANLNSKSRLDLLRGESTIIPVGNSRTTKRNIHGILNAVSWGIMFPIGIIIARYMRVFPSADPAWFYLHISCQVSAYAIGVSGWSTGLKLGSESKGVRYANHGNIGIALFSFATLQIFALLLRPKKDHKYRFYWNIYHHSIGYAIVILGIINVFKGFNILKPEPKWRNAYIGVIAVLGGLAVLLEVITWIVVLKRKTSSKSTNPYDGYGNGNGRQEHMDI; encoded by the exons ATGGCATCTTCTTCCTTAACCCTAGCCATCGTCGCTTTGGCAACTTGGGTTTCTCTAATTTCACCCACGCACTCCGCCACGTGCACCTCACAGACCTTCACCAACAACAAGCTCTACGCTTTCTGCAACGACCTTCCCTTTCTCAGCTCTTACATCCATTGGGCCTACGATCCGGCGCCGCGCACCCTTTCCATCGCTTTCATTGCCCCTCCGGACCGGCCAGACGGGTGGGTCTCATGGGCCATCAACCCTACGGACACCGGAATGGTGGGCTCGCAGGCCCTCGTCGCGTTTAGGGATGCAGATGGTAAGATGACGGTGAAGACTTACAACATCTCATCTTACGTGTTAAAGGAGTCCAAGGTCTGGTACGAGGTGAAGGAGGCGACGGCGGAGTTTTCCGGCGGGGTCATGAGGCTTTTTGCCACCTTGGTTTTGCCGGAGGGGGCTGCGACAACGGTGAACCAGGTCTGGCAGGTGGGGCCCTCGGTCACCGGTGGGGCGCCGACTAAGCATGCGTTTCAGCCAGCAAATCTGAACTCCAAAAGTCGTCTTGATTTGTTGAGAGGAGAGAGCACTATTATCCCGGTCGGAAACTCTAGAACCACGAAGAGGAAT ATTCATGGGATACTGAATGCTGTGAGCTGGGGGATTATGTTTCCCATTGGGATCATCATCGCGAGGTACATGCGGGTGTTTCCATCCGCCGACCCAGCTTGGTTTTATCTTCACATTTCCTGCCAGGTATCGGCCTATGCCATTGGAGTTTCTGGTTGGAGTACAGGGCTTAAGCTCGGAAGTGAATCAAAAGGTGTTAGGTATGCTAATCATGGCAATATCGGGATTGCGCTCTTTTCCTTTGCAACTCTGCAG ATTTTTGCGTTGTTATTGAGACCCAAAAAGGACCACAAATATCGGTTTTACTGGAATATCTACCATCACAGCATTGGATACGCGATTGTCATCCTTGGCATCATCAACGTGTTCAaaggttttaacatattaaaaccTGAACCGAAGTGGAGAAATGCATACATCGGTGTGATTGCTGTACTCGGAGGTTTAGCTGTGTTATTGGAAGTAATCACATGGATCGTCGTTCTTAAGAGGAAAACATCGAGTAAGTCAACCAATCCATACGATGGCTATGGTAATGGAAATGGCAGGCAAGAACATATGGACATATGA
- the LOC140956471 gene encoding FRIGIDA-like protein 3 isoform X2 has product MEDNISVATLVDSTASKIQQLQKAFAELESHRAITLNLKWKQLEEHFSGLQKSLKRRFNELEEQEKDFETKIVESREMLETRKAAIVAKEQDSLERLQEKRDAAVLAILTAMENQGKPFSLDSGTTYRQNLAEEPVMEKRMPDRIVVDSEYTRVKKPFENMPVEVKSYPELVSFCQQMNSEGLHKFISDNRKNLATLREEIPMALRAAADPASLVLDLLKGFYGMGTPKSDARKDSNLLGLRRTCIMLMECLSSLFVNLDVHSVSGIISENVKERARVIAEDWKPKLDNLDVDGNNGNSLEAHAFLQLLATFGINSDFDDEILTKLIPMVSRRRQTAELCRFLGLSDKMPGVINVLVKNGRQIDAVNLAFAFELTNQFSPISLLKSYLSEVKKVSATAKPGNIVLLQTDANEKELAALEAVIKCIEDHKLEEQFPLGPLQKQVLEIEKAKADKKRATEVAKPQPKRPRANVGGYAPRVANAAADNKNFYGRMTDRYGPPYIYERPYAYPGPNDHHVPTFLGTASYNFSHNHVNFFGNTYQYQPAYLH; this is encoded by the exons ATGGAAGACAACATATCAGTTGCCACACTAGTGGACTCCACGGCCTCTAAAATACAACAACTTCAGAAAGCATTTGCTGAACTTGAAAGCCACCGTGCTATCACTCTCAACTTGAAATGGAAACAGCTTGAAGAGCATTTTAGTGGGCTTCAGAAGTCCTTGAAAAGACGATTCAATGAACTTGAAGAACAAGAAAAGGACTTTGAAACCAAAATAGTTGAATCCAGAGAGATGTTGGAGACACGTAAAGCAGCTATTGTGGCTAAGGAGCAAGATTCTCTTGAAAGGCTTCAAGAAAAGCGAGATGCCGCTGTCTTGGCTATTTTGACTGCAATGGAGAATCAGGGAAAGCCATTTTCTTTGGATTCAGGTACCACATATAGACAGAACCTAGCCGAAGAACCTGTCATGGAGAAAAGAATGCCTGATCGCATTGTTGTAGATAGTGAATATACTAGGGTGAAAAAGCCTTTTGAAAATATGCCTGTAGAGGTGAAGTCTTATCCAGAATTGGTGAGTTTTTGCCAACAGATGAACTCAGAAGGACTACACAAATTTATATCGGACAACCGCAAAAATCTTGCTACATTAAGGGAGGAAATTCCTATGGCATTGAGGGCTGCAGCTGACCCTGCTTCCCTGGTTCTGGACTTGCTGAAAGGTTTCTATGGCATGGGAACTCCAAAGTCAGATGCTCGGAAAGATTCAAATCTCTTAGGACTTCGCAGGACCTGTATCATGCTGATGGAATGCCTTAGCAGTTTATTTGTAAATCTTGATGTTCACTCTGTATCTGGCATTATCTCAGAAAATGTGAAGGAACGAGCAAGAGTGATTGCTGAAGATTGGAAACCCAAGTTAGATAATCTCGATGTTGATGGCAACAATGGAAATTCATTAGAGGCCCATGCATTTCTGCAGCTTCTGGCTACTTTTGGTATTAATTCAGATTTTGATGATGAAATCTTGACCAAACTAATTCCCATGGTTTCTCGTCGTCGACAGACAGCTGAATTATGCCGTTTCCTTGGGTTGTCAGATAAAATGCCAG GCGTGATTAATGTGCTGGTGAAGAATGGAAGGCAGATCGATGCTGTCAATTTAGCTTTTGCTTTTGAGCTTACCAATCAGTTTTCACCAATTTCATTACTGAAATCCTACTTGTCTGAGGTGAAAAAAGTGTCAGCAACCGCCAAACCTGGAAATAT TGTTTTATTGCAGACTGATGCAAACGAGAAAGAGCTCGCTGCACTTGAAGCTGTGATCAAGTGCATTGAAGATCACAAGCTTGAGGAGCAATTCCCTCTGGGTCCACTTCAGAAACAAGTTCTTGAAATCGAGAAAGCAAAGGCTGACAAGAAAAGAGCTACAGAAGTTGCGAAACCACAACCCAAAAGACCTCGTGCCAATGTTGGTGGATATGCACCACGAGTCGCTAATGCTGCTGCTGACAACAAGAACTTCTATGGGAGAATGACTGACAGGTATGGACCCCCATACATCTATGAAAGGCCATATGCTTACCCTGGACCAAACGATCACCATGTTCCGACATTTCTTGGTACGGCCAGTTATAACTTCTCTCATAACCATGTAAACTTCTTTGGCAACACGTACCAGTATCAACCTGCTTATCTGCACTAA
- the LOC140956471 gene encoding FRIGIDA-like protein 3 isoform X1, producing the protein MEDNISVATLVDSTASKIQQLQKAFAELESHRAITLNLKWKQLEEHFSGLQKSLKRRFNELEEQEKDFETKIVESREMLETRKAAIVAKEQDSLERLQEKRDAAVLAILTAMENQGKPFSLDSGTTYRQNLAEEPVMEKRMPDRIVVDSEYTRVKKPFENMPVEVKSYPELVSFCQQMNSEGLHKFISDNRKNLATLREEIPMALRAAADPASLVLDLLKGFYGMGTPKSDARKDSNLLGLRRTCIMLMECLSSLFVNLDVHSVSGIISENVKERARVIAEDWKPKLDNLDVDGNNGNSLEAHAFLQLLATFGINSDFDDEILTKLIPMVSRRRQTAELCRFLGLSDKMPGVINVLVKNGRQIDAVNLAFAFELTNQFSPISLLKSYLSEVKKVSATAKPGNMSPTASTQTDANEKELAALEAVIKCIEDHKLEEQFPLGPLQKQVLEIEKAKADKKRATEVAKPQPKRPRANVGGYAPRVANAAADNKNFYGRMTDRYGPPYIYERPYAYPGPNDHHVPTFLGTASYNFSHNHVNFFGNTYQYQPAYLH; encoded by the exons ATGGAAGACAACATATCAGTTGCCACACTAGTGGACTCCACGGCCTCTAAAATACAACAACTTCAGAAAGCATTTGCTGAACTTGAAAGCCACCGTGCTATCACTCTCAACTTGAAATGGAAACAGCTTGAAGAGCATTTTAGTGGGCTTCAGAAGTCCTTGAAAAGACGATTCAATGAACTTGAAGAACAAGAAAAGGACTTTGAAACCAAAATAGTTGAATCCAGAGAGATGTTGGAGACACGTAAAGCAGCTATTGTGGCTAAGGAGCAAGATTCTCTTGAAAGGCTTCAAGAAAAGCGAGATGCCGCTGTCTTGGCTATTTTGACTGCAATGGAGAATCAGGGAAAGCCATTTTCTTTGGATTCAGGTACCACATATAGACAGAACCTAGCCGAAGAACCTGTCATGGAGAAAAGAATGCCTGATCGCATTGTTGTAGATAGTGAATATACTAGGGTGAAAAAGCCTTTTGAAAATATGCCTGTAGAGGTGAAGTCTTATCCAGAATTGGTGAGTTTTTGCCAACAGATGAACTCAGAAGGACTACACAAATTTATATCGGACAACCGCAAAAATCTTGCTACATTAAGGGAGGAAATTCCTATGGCATTGAGGGCTGCAGCTGACCCTGCTTCCCTGGTTCTGGACTTGCTGAAAGGTTTCTATGGCATGGGAACTCCAAAGTCAGATGCTCGGAAAGATTCAAATCTCTTAGGACTTCGCAGGACCTGTATCATGCTGATGGAATGCCTTAGCAGTTTATTTGTAAATCTTGATGTTCACTCTGTATCTGGCATTATCTCAGAAAATGTGAAGGAACGAGCAAGAGTGATTGCTGAAGATTGGAAACCCAAGTTAGATAATCTCGATGTTGATGGCAACAATGGAAATTCATTAGAGGCCCATGCATTTCTGCAGCTTCTGGCTACTTTTGGTATTAATTCAGATTTTGATGATGAAATCTTGACCAAACTAATTCCCATGGTTTCTCGTCGTCGACAGACAGCTGAATTATGCCGTTTCCTTGGGTTGTCAGATAAAATGCCAG GCGTGATTAATGTGCTGGTGAAGAATGGAAGGCAGATCGATGCTGTCAATTTAGCTTTTGCTTTTGAGCTTACCAATCAGTTTTCACCAATTTCATTACTGAAATCCTACTTGTCTGAGGTGAAAAAAGTGTCAGCAACCGCCAAACCTGGAAATATGTCACCTACTGCTTCTACACAG ACTGATGCAAACGAGAAAGAGCTCGCTGCACTTGAAGCTGTGATCAAGTGCATTGAAGATCACAAGCTTGAGGAGCAATTCCCTCTGGGTCCACTTCAGAAACAAGTTCTTGAAATCGAGAAAGCAAAGGCTGACAAGAAAAGAGCTACAGAAGTTGCGAAACCACAACCCAAAAGACCTCGTGCCAATGTTGGTGGATATGCACCACGAGTCGCTAATGCTGCTGCTGACAACAAGAACTTCTATGGGAGAATGACTGACAGGTATGGACCCCCATACATCTATGAAAGGCCATATGCTTACCCTGGACCAAACGATCACCATGTTCCGACATTTCTTGGTACGGCCAGTTATAACTTCTCTCATAACCATGTAAACTTCTTTGGCAACACGTACCAGTATCAACCTGCTTATCTGCACTAA
- the LOC140956472 gene encoding uncharacterized protein isoform X2, which yields MMETKRQRSLSVWSCLPSAILLSAAFFIGSAFMIMDYKQMFLGCHIYAIKATRFNICENRCRPDGTGTLPRGIISKTTDLEMLPLRGPPKKKKSKSPTNLLAVTVGIKQKKNVNEIVKKFELTDFALMLFHYDGNLDGWKDLEWSKGAIHVSAINQTKWWFAKRFLHPDVVAHYDYIFLWDEDLGVENFDAQRYLSIIKEEGLHISQPAKIPAKSHVHYKLATEKVNSEVHGFMEMMALVFSRTSWRCVWYMIQNDMTLALGLNSQLGHCAQGNKTTNIGIVDAEYVVHRGLPALRGSAVKQVQELNKFKNRWKKAVGEDECWVDPFQQPLDHK from the exons ATGATGGAAACCAAAAGGCAGAGATCTTTATCAGTTTGGAGTTGCCTTCCATCTGCAATTCTTCTTTCTGCAGCTTTTTTTATTGGGAGCGCATTTATGATCATGGATTATAAACAG ATGTTCTTGGGATGTCATATTTATGCTATAAAGGCCACAAGATTCAACATATGTGAG AATCGATGCAGGCCTGATGGGACCGGAACGTTGCCTAGAGgcataatttcaaaaacaaCTGATCTGGAGATGCTACCACTTAGGGGACCTCCGAAGAAGAAG AAGTCCAAATCCCCCACGAATTTGCTTGCTGTTACCGTTGGAATAAAGCAGAAGAAAAATGTAAATGAAATTGTTAAAAAG TTTGAGTTAACTGACTTTGCGTTGATGCTCTTTCATTACGATGGGAATTTGGATGGTTGGAAAGATTTAGAATGGAGCAAGGGTGCCATACATGTTTCAGCCATCAATCAAACTAAGTG GTGGTTTGCCAAGAGGTTCCTACATCCGGATGTTGTTGCACACTACGACTACATTTTCCTCTGGGATGAGGATCTTGGGGTTGAAAATTTTGACGCTCAGAG ATATCTATCAATTATTAAAGAAGAAGGGCTTCATATTTCGCAGCCGGCAAAAATTCCTGCCAAGTCTCACGTGCATTACAAACTAGCAACAGAGAAAGTTAATTCCGAAGTTCACGG GTTTATGGAGATGATGGCTCTGGTTTTCTCGAGAACATCGTGGCGTTGTGTGTGGTACATGATTCAG AATGATATGACTCTTGCACTGGGGTTGAACTCTCAGCTTGGACACTGTGCACAG GGAAACAAGACAACAAATATTGGAATCGTTGATGCTGAATACGTGGTTCACCGAGGGCTTCCTGCCCTCAGAGGTTCAGCAGTCAAGCAG gttcaagaattaaataagtTCAAGAATAGGTGGAAGAAAGCTGTTGGGGAAGATGAATGTTGGGTAGATCCATTCCAGCAGCCATTAGACCACAAGTGA
- the LOC140956472 gene encoding uncharacterized protein isoform X1, protein MMETKRQRSLSVWSCLPSAILLSAAFFIGSAFMIMDYKQMFLGCHIYAIKATRFNICENRCRPDGTGTLPRGIISKTTDLEMLPLRGPPKKKKSKSPTNLLAVTVGIKQKKNVNEIVKKFELTDFALMLFHYDGNLDGWKDLEWSKGAIHVSAINQTKWWFAKRFLHPDVVAHYDYIFLWDEDLGVENFDAQRYLSIIKEEGLHISQPAKIPAKSHVHYKLATEKVNSEVHGFMEMMALVFSRTSWRCVWYMIQQNDMTLALGLNSQLGHCAQGNKTTNIGIVDAEYVVHRGLPALRGSAVKQVQELNKFKNRWKKAVGEDECWVDPFQQPLDHK, encoded by the exons ATGATGGAAACCAAAAGGCAGAGATCTTTATCAGTTTGGAGTTGCCTTCCATCTGCAATTCTTCTTTCTGCAGCTTTTTTTATTGGGAGCGCATTTATGATCATGGATTATAAACAG ATGTTCTTGGGATGTCATATTTATGCTATAAAGGCCACAAGATTCAACATATGTGAG AATCGATGCAGGCCTGATGGGACCGGAACGTTGCCTAGAGgcataatttcaaaaacaaCTGATCTGGAGATGCTACCACTTAGGGGACCTCCGAAGAAGAAG AAGTCCAAATCCCCCACGAATTTGCTTGCTGTTACCGTTGGAATAAAGCAGAAGAAAAATGTAAATGAAATTGTTAAAAAG TTTGAGTTAACTGACTTTGCGTTGATGCTCTTTCATTACGATGGGAATTTGGATGGTTGGAAAGATTTAGAATGGAGCAAGGGTGCCATACATGTTTCAGCCATCAATCAAACTAAGTG GTGGTTTGCCAAGAGGTTCCTACATCCGGATGTTGTTGCACACTACGACTACATTTTCCTCTGGGATGAGGATCTTGGGGTTGAAAATTTTGACGCTCAGAG ATATCTATCAATTATTAAAGAAGAAGGGCTTCATATTTCGCAGCCGGCAAAAATTCCTGCCAAGTCTCACGTGCATTACAAACTAGCAACAGAGAAAGTTAATTCCGAAGTTCACGG GTTTATGGAGATGATGGCTCTGGTTTTCTCGAGAACATCGTGGCGTTGTGTGTGGTACATGATTCAG CAGAATGATATGACTCTTGCACTGGGGTTGAACTCTCAGCTTGGACACTGTGCACAG GGAAACAAGACAACAAATATTGGAATCGTTGATGCTGAATACGTGGTTCACCGAGGGCTTCCTGCCCTCAGAGGTTCAGCAGTCAAGCAG gttcaagaattaaataagtTCAAGAATAGGTGGAAGAAAGCTGTTGGGGAAGATGAATGTTGGGTAGATCCATTCCAGCAGCCATTAGACCACAAGTGA
- the LOC140956472 gene encoding uncharacterized protein isoform X3, producing MLPLRGPPKKKKSKSPTNLLAVTVGIKQKKNVNEIVKKFELTDFALMLFHYDGNLDGWKDLEWSKGAIHVSAINQTKWWFAKRFLHPDVVAHYDYIFLWDEDLGVENFDAQRYLSIIKEEGLHISQPAKIPAKSHVHYKLATEKVNSEVHGFMEMMALVFSRTSWRCVWYMIQQNDMTLALGLNSQLGHCAQGNKTTNIGIVDAEYVVHRGLPALRGSAVKQVQELNKFKNRWKKAVGEDECWVDPFQQPLDHK from the exons ATGCTACCACTTAGGGGACCTCCGAAGAAGAAG AAGTCCAAATCCCCCACGAATTTGCTTGCTGTTACCGTTGGAATAAAGCAGAAGAAAAATGTAAATGAAATTGTTAAAAAG TTTGAGTTAACTGACTTTGCGTTGATGCTCTTTCATTACGATGGGAATTTGGATGGTTGGAAAGATTTAGAATGGAGCAAGGGTGCCATACATGTTTCAGCCATCAATCAAACTAAGTG GTGGTTTGCCAAGAGGTTCCTACATCCGGATGTTGTTGCACACTACGACTACATTTTCCTCTGGGATGAGGATCTTGGGGTTGAAAATTTTGACGCTCAGAG ATATCTATCAATTATTAAAGAAGAAGGGCTTCATATTTCGCAGCCGGCAAAAATTCCTGCCAAGTCTCACGTGCATTACAAACTAGCAACAGAGAAAGTTAATTCCGAAGTTCACGG GTTTATGGAGATGATGGCTCTGGTTTTCTCGAGAACATCGTGGCGTTGTGTGTGGTACATGATTCAG CAGAATGATATGACTCTTGCACTGGGGTTGAACTCTCAGCTTGGACACTGTGCACAG GGAAACAAGACAACAAATATTGGAATCGTTGATGCTGAATACGTGGTTCACCGAGGGCTTCCTGCCCTCAGAGGTTCAGCAGTCAAGCAG gttcaagaattaaataagtTCAAGAATAGGTGGAAGAAAGCTGTTGGGGAAGATGAATGTTGGGTAGATCCATTCCAGCAGCCATTAGACCACAAGTGA
- the LOC140957752 gene encoding uncharacterized protein: MDSLLANYASSDDEEREEQKQHSKPLVSKSEAEDQDFPSKSTSRPGGIFSSLPPPKSSLFNSLPPPKSQSFPNTKPQTNYVQQNEQIDDQVLENSKPKVSSSSLFSYLPLPKSSTSASSSTTSKKVVQFRPPPMINQFSSGVNDEDEDEDEEDRLRKRSRESLSTSSAMSFLSNMPAPKNSATLGALPSALGSGRRCIIESEARDSTESVTGSGKVVSSNVGLVNDQSDEINHDNSSWGLGSKSTANYSGIEPFHGENVASAGLVNSNLGSSEVESDELNYGYSGISGSESYYSHHIGGQFVCVGPEAVDYSCWNEDHTDYPNYAADNPQDENHGADASIMTAFPDASGGLENALNVSRRRGRRDAPQDIVEVKQDELMKNRPREDQTKMTGIAFGPAYQPASTKGKPSKLHKRKHQIGSLLFDMKQKEMELAERRSKGYATKAQTQAKYGW; this comes from the exons ATGGATTCTCTGTTGGCGAATTACGCCTCCTCTGATGACGAAGAACGTGAAGAACAGAAGCAGCACTCGAAACCACTTGTATCGAAGTCCGAAGCTGAAGATCAAGATTTCCCCTCAAAGTCCACTTCGAGACCTGGTGGGATTTTCAGTTCTCTCCCACCCCCCAAATCATCTCTTTTCAATTCATTGCCCCCTCCCAAATCCCAATCATTCCCTAACACCAAGCCCCAAACGAATTACGTGCAGCAAAATGAACAAATTGATGATCAGGTTCTGGAAAATTCAAAGCCGAAGGTATCATCTTCATCGCTGTTCTCGTATCTGCCTCTTCCCAAATCATCGACTTCCGCTTCTTCGTCTACTACCTCCAAAAAGGTTGTTCAATTTAGGCCTCCACCAATGATAAACCAGTTTTCTTCTGGCGTTAATGATGAGGATGAGGATGAGGATGAAGAGGATAGACTAAGGAAAAGGTCGAGAGAATCATTATCTACCTCCTCTGCAATGTCATTTTTATCTAATATGCCCGCACCTAAGAACTCGGCCACTTTGGGTGCTTTGCCTTCTGCTTTGGGTTCTGGCAGGAGATGCATAATTGAATCTGAAGCTCGAGATTCTACTGAGAGTGTGACtggaagtggtaaggttgtaaGTTCAAATGTCGGCCTTGTCAATGATCAGTCGGATGAGATAAATCATGATAATTCCAGTTGGGGTTTAGGAAGTAAAAGCACAGCAAATTATAGTGGAATTGAACCTTTCCACGGTGAAAATGTTGCTTCAGCCGGCCTTGTGAATTCCAATTTGGGATCCTCTGAGGTTGAATCTGACGAGTTGAATTATGGTTATTCTGGGATTTCAGGAAGTGAGAGCTATTATAGTCATCATATTGGTGGACAATTCGTTTGTGTTGGTCCTGAGGCTGTTGATTATTCGTGCTGGAACGAGGATCATACGGATTACCCGAATTATGCTGCGGACAATCCACAGGATGAGAATCATGGGGCTGATGCATCAATTATGACTGCATTTCCTGATGCATCTGGAGGGTTGGAGAATGCGCTTAATGTTTCTAGAAGAAGGGGTAGGAGAGATGCTCCACAAGATATAGTTGAGGTGAAGCAGGACGAGTTGATGAAAAATCGGCCAAGGGAAGACCAGACCAAAATGACTGGGATTGCATTTGGCCCTGCATACCAG CCCGCATCAACCAAGGGTAAGCCTTCAAAGTTGCACAAGAGGAAGCACCAGATTGGGTCTTTGCTTTTTGACATGAAACAAAAAGAGATGGAGTTGGCCGAACGACGCTCTAAAGGATATGCTACTAAAGCTCAAACACAAGCGAAATACGGTTGGTGA